The following DNA comes from Streptomyces sp. NBC_00273.
GCCCTCCTCGAAGAAGTCGACGATCCCGGGGAGCAGGGGCCCATCAGGCAGGTCGATCGGTCCGACCTTGAACAGGTACTTCTGCATTTCCTTGTAGACGATCTGGTAGTCCGGTGGAAGGGCATTGACCCGAGCCGTGTGCGCCCGCCACTGCTTCTTGCCCTCGATGATGTCCTGGATGCCCATGTCAGCCTCCCAGCCTGCTCAATTTCCTGGCGACGTTCCTGTTCAACTGCTCGCGCCAGCGGTCGCGATAGGTTCGGGCCCCTTCGCCGCCGGCCAGTGCCGTGCAGAAGCCCCGGATGTCATCGCCGAGCACCTCCTGGACGCTCTGCCCGTCCGCCGCCGTTTCTTCGTGCAGTCCCAGGGCGGCGTCGAGGATCGGCATCAGGTTGCGGCCGGTGAAGCCCCCGTGGGGGAGGAGATCGACCTTGATCTGTTCCCACGCAGCCCGGTAGTCAACCGGCAGGGCGGCGGCCCGGGCTTCGAACGCCTTCCATTCCCTGGTGAGATCGCTGCCTGTGATGGTCTCCCAGAAGTTCATCGCCCGCCCTCCTTGAGCTTGTCGATGCGTGATGAGACGTACTGCCATTTCGCCCAGAACTTCGCGAGCTCCTCGCGGCCCGCGTCGTTGAGCGCGTAGAACTTGCGCGGGGGACCGACCCCGGATGGTCGCTTCGTCACCTGGACGAGTCCGTTCCTCTCCAGTCGCAGCAAGATGGTGTACACCGTCCCCTCGATGACGTCGGTGAAGCCCAGCTCGTTCAGCTGACGGGTGATGGCGTACCCGTAGGTCTCCTCGCGGTCGATGATCTCGAGCACGCACCCTTCGAGCGTGCCCTTCAGCATCTCCGTCAGGTCGTCCATCTCAAGTCTTCCTCCTCGGCGTCACCGGTACTGCGTAGTACCGAGTACAGCTATACGGTATCACCGAGTAGTGGAGGGTTCCAGCAATCGGCGAACAGGGACCGGACCCTGTGATCCGCGCCGCTGCCGGCCTCGAGCGTCTGCCGCGAGCTGATCACGATCGAGTGGTGCAAAGCGTCGTCGTCGACCACGTACACGTCCCGGCGCCGCTGCGAATCGCGTCCGCACGGGACGAACCCCGGCGCTTCGCCTACACGTGGGGGTGCCGCGACCCCGAGCACTACGCCGTTCCCCAGCTCGACCTCCGGAGGGAGTCCGGCGGGGCGGGCACCTGGCCCTCCGGCCACGGCGAGACCGGGTGCTTGGGTGCGCAGCTGGCCCGTGTCGAGATGCGGGTCGCGTTCTCCGCGCTTCTCGAGTGCGTTCCCACGCTGCGCGTGGCCGTACCGGGCGCGGAGGTTGTCCTGCGTCCCGAGACGCGGGACATCTGCGGGGTGAGGTATCTCCCGGTCGCTTGGGACGTGTGACCGCGAGCCAGTGACAGGTGACGCCGTCTACGGTCTCCGCCACCGCTGGGGTGCCCGCCTGCGTCGATCGTGTCTGCGGCGCCGTACTGGGACGGTGAACAGACCCCTCGCCGTGCCATGCCGGTCGGCCTGGAAAGATGGCGCCCTCGCCCACCCCACTCCACGCCGCAGCCAAGGGAATTGTGGCGGTCCGAGAAGAGGCGCGCCTCGCAGATCGCTCCCGGGTGCTCATGTCATGCGTTCAGTTGGGCGCGAATGAGCGAGTCGAGTCGTTCCCACGCCGGGGACGAAGCGTTGACCCTGCCCTGGATGAGGGCGGGGATCTCGGAGCCCGTATCCAGCCCGGGCCGTTCGTCGGGCCCGTAGCGCTCCCGATTCGCCTCGGCGATACGGCGGGCGAGGTCGTCGAGGCGCGGGTCGTCGGCGTCGAGGTCGTGCGCGTGGTCGTAGCCGAGGAAGAGCTGCCGTAGCGCCGGGTCGGCCAAGATCTGGGCCTGGTCGTGAAACAGGGTGATCGCACGGTCCGGGTGGGTGGCGAACACGAGGATCCACAAGTCGCGTTGCAGGTCCACCCATCGAGGCGTGAATCCCCAACGGGCCAGGTCCTCCAGATGGGCGACGACTTCGCCGGGGAGCGGTACCAGCCGCCCGGCGGCGAGCCGGTGCAGCCGCCCCTGTGTTTCCTGCAGGCTGCGGATGCGGGCGCCGAGTTCGTCGTCGATCTCTCCCAGCGCCTGCCGGAATTCCTCGTCGCTTGCCGCTCTCAGATCCCGGATACGAGCCAGAGGGACGCCGGCTTCTGCCAGTGTCCGGATCTTGATCAGTTCGACGGCGTCGTTCGCACCGTACCGCCGGTAGCCGGACGCGTCGCGGTCGGGTTCGGGGAGCAACCCCTTGTCGTGGTAGACGCGGACGGTCTTGATCGACACTCCGATGTAGCCGGCCAGCTGTCCGATGGTGATCACGCGCTCATCGTCCCACTTGACCTTGCCCCAGGGGCAAGGTTGCAGCATGGCGTCATGGAGAACACGAATCCCGATCGGGAGACCCTCCGCGAGCTGGCCGACGAGGGCAACGAGACCGCGCTGGACCGGCTGGCCGACCTCGCGGACGCGGCCGGCGACCTCGCGGAGCTGAGCGACCTGTTGGACGAGGGATCCCGGCACGCCGGGTTCTTACTCACCCGACGCGCGGTGGCAGCCGGTGACCTGCGTGAGCTGCAACGGATCTCCGATGCCGGATACGAAGATGCCGGAACGGAGCTGGACCGGCTGCTGCAGGCACCGGGCGGTCATCAGGGCTGACGATCCGCCCGGCCGCCGCACCTACGCGATCTCAGCTCGGATGGCTACGCGTCGCGATCGTCCATGACCACTTCTTCCCGCATCTCACCATGAAGACATGAAGAAGCGCAGGCGGCGAACGTGCCGTGGCGTGGCCCTAGACGCCGATGTCCCGGCTCCGGTAGTCCTGCAGGGTTTCCCGCCGGACCAGGAGCCGGGCAGTGCGCTCGTGGACGGCGACGACGGCGGGGCGGCCGACCAGGTTGTAGCCGGATGCCATGGACAGCTGGTAGGCACCGGCAACCGGAACGGCAAGCAGGTCGCCGGGGCGGATGTCGCCGGGCAGGTGCACGTCGGCGGCGAGGACGTCGCCGGCCTCGCAGTGGCGGCCGACGACCGTGGTCGTACGGGTTTCGGCAGCCGAGGTTCTGCCGATCAGACGGGGGGCGTAGCGCACCCCGTACAGGGCGGGCCGCGGGTTGTCGCTCATGCCGCCGTCGACGGCGACGAACACCTTCTCGCCGGTGTGCTTGACAGCGAGCACCCGGTACAGGGCGACTCCGGCCGGCCCGACGACGGCCCGCCCGGGCTCGATGAGAAGCCGTGGGACGGTCAGCCGGGCAGCGGCGCAGCCCTCAATGAGCTCCGCC
Coding sequences within:
- a CDS encoding DUF1048 domain-containing protein, which codes for MGIQDIIEGKKQWRAHTARVNALPPDYQIVYKEMQKYLFKVGPIDLPDGPLLPGIVDFFEEGVAAGKGVLQLIGSDVAAFCDDLIKDSPTYADAYQESLNREPGTAGK
- a CDS encoding DUF1048 domain-containing protein, whose amino-acid sequence is MNFWETITGSDLTREWKAFEARAAALPVDYRAAWEQIKVDLLPHGGFTGRNLMPILDAALGLHEETAADGQSVQEVLGDDIRGFCTALAGGEGARTYRDRWREQLNRNVARKLSRLGG
- a CDS encoding PadR family transcriptional regulator; translation: MDDLTEMLKGTLEGCVLEIIDREETYGYAITRQLNELGFTDVIEGTVYTILLRLERNGLVQVTKRPSGVGPPRKFYALNDAGREELAKFWAKWQYVSSRIDKLKEGGR
- a CDS encoding MerR family transcriptional regulator — translated: MITIGQLAGYIGVSIKTVRVYHDKGLLPEPDRDASGYRRYGANDAVELIKIRTLAEAGVPLARIRDLRAASDEEFRQALGEIDDELGARIRSLQETQGRLHRLAAGRLVPLPGEVVAHLEDLARWGFTPRWVDLQRDLWILVFATHPDRAITLFHDQAQILADPALRQLFLGYDHAHDLDADDPRLDDLARRIAEANRERYGPDERPGLDTGSEIPALIQGRVNASSPAWERLDSLIRAQLNA